From the Rhinoderma darwinii isolate aRhiDar2 chromosome 12, aRhiDar2.hap1, whole genome shotgun sequence genome, one window contains:
- the LOC142664933 gene encoding uncharacterized protein LOC142664933, protein MSYRELLQLAIDESSRINQGIADGRLRSGHRRRQSVEQDEDHDNVPDRRRRRGQVPPRRRLQQEGADRSRSPLRPEPIEQSETTSGRRINSETELRIPGESQPGSTPSSTQERSERLEEPTQDPSTSEPLPNLQPSREGSRSPQQTSNRLVEPTPSTSQLLPNQQSTTETTDSRPVQRRQRRRGRRGRQIDRLPSRNFTENEDIQSCTICLEDYEIGEQVTVLPCSHLFHLPCIAHWIPTNPRCPLCRVHAFQRKRRR, encoded by the exons atgagttaccgagaactcttgcagcttgcaatagacgaaagttcccggataaatcaag gcattgctgatggaagattaagatctggacatagaaggcgtcagagtgtggagcaggatgaagaccatgacaatgtccccgacaggagacgaagacgtggtcaagttccaccgcgccgtaggttgcagcaagaaggagcggacagaagccggtccccattacgacctgagccaatagaacagtctgaaacgacaagtggccgtcgtattaatagtgagaccgagctcagaattcctggagaatcccagcctgggtctactccatcaagtactcaggagagatccgaaaggctggaggaaccaacacaagaccccagcaccagtgagccgctaccaaacctgcagccgtccagagaaggaagcagatctcctcagcaaacatctaacaggctggtggagccaacaccaagcaccagtcagctgcttcccaaccaacagtcgacaacagagaccacagacagcagacctgtgcagagaagacaacgtcggcgaggcaggagaggcaggcagattgatagactcccatctcgaaactttactgaaaacgaagacatccagtcctgcactatatgcctagaggactatgagattggagagcaagtcaccgttctgccatgttctcacctattccatctgccttgtattgcacattggatcccgacaaatccacgctgtcccttgtgccgcgtccatgcctttcaaagaaagaggaggagataa
- the LOC142664928 gene encoding uncharacterized protein LOC142664928, whose amino-acid sequence MSYRELLQLAIDDSSRINQGIADGRLRSGHRRRQSVEQDEDHDNVPDWRRRRGQVPLRRRLQQDGADRSRSPLRPEPIEQSETTSGRRINSETELRIPGESQPGSTPSTTQERSERLEEPTQDPSTSEPLPNLQPSREGSRSPQQTSNRLVEPTPSTSQLLPNQQSTTETTDSRPVQRRQRRRGRRGRQIDRLPSRTFTENEDIQSCTICLEDYEIGEQVTVLPCSHLFHLPCIAHWIPTNPRCPLCRVHAFQRKRRR is encoded by the exons atgagttaccgagaactcttgcagcttgcaatagacgatagttcccggataaatcaag gcattgctgatggaagattaagatctggacatagaaggcgtcagagtgtggagcaggatgaagaccatgacaatgtccccgactggagacgaagacgtggtcaagttccactgcgccgtaggttgcagcaagacggagcggacagaagtcggtccccattacgacctgagccaatagaacagtctgaaacgacaagtggccgtcgtattaatagtgagaccgagctcagaattcctggagaatcccagcctgggtctactccatcaactactcaggagagatccgaaaggctggaggaaccaacacaagaccccagcaccagtgagccgctaccaaacctgcagccgtccagagaaggaagcagatctcctcagcaaacatctaacaggctggtggagccaacaccaagcaccagtcagctgcttcccaaccaacagtcgacaacagagaccacagacagcagacctgtgcagagaagacaacgtcggcgaggcaggagaggcaggcagattgatagactcccatctcgaacctttactgaaaacgaagacatccagtcctgcactatatgcctagaggactatgagattggagagcaagtcaccgttctgccatgttctcacctattccatctgccttgtattgcacattggatcccgacaaatccacgctgtcccttgtgccgcgtccatgcctttcaaagaaagaggaggagataa